The Syntrophaceae bacterium genome includes a region encoding these proteins:
- a CDS encoding HlyC/CorC family transporter — protein MERKTMSFEQALILAIIAACVLLEGLFSGGEIALVSSDVHRLRQRARRGSRAAMKALELREKPHLFLSTAPIGTNLCEVTATTGATLLLISLFGRFYGEWLAVVIMIPLLLVFGEIIPKSVCQARPEKAAERLSWFFSGTSWILAPFVFLLSRITLRMVLSLTGKKDLTFSPYITRDALVSLISSGPEVETDILRSEKDMVRRVFDFSETTAGEIMVPLSAVTALPVTAAVEDAARLVTEQGFLRIPVYRDQVMNIIGILDTFDLLDCVRLDRGRQGEPPGTIDACLKMDVFYVPDAMHAKDLLLEMKTRGERMAVVVDEYGGAVGVVTLEDILEEVVGEIHDEYDAGEKLYKRLGPGRYLFNARISIERIRTVLPVEFPEGDYETLGGFLLARMGRIPKKRDTFSIGPVMFTVEEAGERAVREVAAQFAPELDRITSD, from the coding sequence ATGGAGCGGAAGACCATGTCGTTTGAACAGGCACTCATTCTGGCGATCATCGCAGCCTGTGTGCTCCTGGAGGGATTGTTCTCCGGCGGCGAGATCGCGCTGGTGTCGTCGGACGTCCATCGGCTTCGTCAGCGGGCGCGAAGGGGTTCCCGGGCCGCCATGAAGGCATTGGAACTTCGCGAAAAACCGCACCTGTTCCTCTCGACGGCCCCCATCGGGACAAACCTCTGCGAGGTCACGGCGACGACCGGAGCGACCCTGCTTCTCATCTCACTGTTCGGCCGCTTTTACGGGGAATGGCTGGCCGTGGTGATCATGATCCCGCTGCTTCTGGTGTTTGGCGAGATCATCCCCAAGAGTGTCTGCCAGGCGCGGCCCGAGAAGGCGGCGGAACGCCTCTCCTGGTTCTTCAGCGGGACCTCCTGGATCCTGGCGCCTTTCGTCTTCCTTCTCTCCCGGATAACCCTGCGCATGGTTCTTTCCCTGACGGGGAAGAAGGACCTGACCTTTTCTCCGTACATCACCCGGGACGCCCTTGTTTCCCTGATCAGCAGCGGTCCCGAGGTAGAAACGGACATTCTCCGTTCCGAGAAGGACATGGTGCGGCGGGTATTCGATTTTTCCGAGACCACCGCCGGCGAGATCATGGTTCCCCTGTCGGCCGTGACGGCCCTCCCGGTGACAGCGGCCGTGGAGGACGCTGCCCGGCTTGTTACGGAACAGGGTTTTCTCCGGATTCCCGTTTACCGCGACCAAGTCATGAACATCATCGGGATTCTCGATACATTCGACCTGCTGGACTGCGTGCGGTTGGACCGGGGCCGCCAGGGGGAGCCTCCAGGAACCATAGACGCCTGCCTGAAAATGGATGTGTTTTATGTGCCGGATGCCATGCATGCGAAAGACCTGCTGCTGGAGATGAAAACCCGGGGGGAGCGGATGGCCGTCGTGGTGGATGAATATGGTGGTGCGGTCGGCGTCGTCACCCTGGAGGACATTCTGGAGGAGGTCGTGGGAGAGATCCACGATGAGTACGATGCGGGCGAGAAGCTGTACAAGCGTCTGGGACCGGGTCGGTATCTGTTCAATGCCCGGATCAGCATTGAGCGGATCCGGACCGTCCTGCCGGTCGAATTCCCGGAGGGCGATTACGAAACGCTGGGAGGATTTCTCCTTGCCCGGATGGGACGGATTCCGAAAAAGAGGGACACGTTCTCCATCGGTCCCGTGATGTTCACGGTTGAAGAAGCCGGAGAACGGGCCGTGAGGGAAGTCGCGGCCCAGTTTGCACCGGAGTTGGACCGGATAACCAGCGATTAA
- the dusB gene encoding tRNA dihydrouridine synthase DusB, translating into MNATGPLKIGSLAVGSREWMAPMAGVTNLPFRLIARSCGCGMAFTEMVSANGLIRATRKTLHYLDMAPKDRPLGVQIFGSDPQVMAWATRIVTDAGADMVDVNMGCPVKKVVKTGSGAALMKDPARAEAILREVRKATPLPLTVKIRAGWNSQSINAVEIAEIAERCGVDGITVHPRTAVQGYGGSADWTLIARVREAVAVPVIGNGDVRHPADALNMMRRTGCDAVMIGRACLGNPWIFDRINVLRTEGRCPDPPEPEEKMRVIIRHLDLEISAMGEQAGIRSFRKHALWYTKGDRGGAQIRNVAGRLSEKRELLELLRSFYGLERESPP; encoded by the coding sequence ATGAACGCGACGGGTCCCCTGAAGATCGGATCCCTGGCCGTGGGCAGCCGGGAATGGATGGCCCCGATGGCCGGGGTCACAAACCTGCCCTTCCGGCTGATCGCCCGGTCCTGCGGCTGCGGGATGGCCTTCACGGAGATGGTGAGCGCCAACGGCCTGATCCGGGCAACCCGGAAGACGCTGCATTATCTCGACATGGCGCCGAAGGATCGGCCCCTGGGGGTTCAGATCTTCGGTTCGGACCCGCAGGTCATGGCCTGGGCGACTCGGATTGTTACCGATGCCGGTGCGGACATGGTGGACGTCAACATGGGCTGTCCCGTGAAGAAGGTCGTCAAGACCGGATCCGGAGCGGCCCTGATGAAGGACCCGGCCCGAGCGGAGGCCATCCTCAGGGAGGTGAGAAAAGCGACGCCGCTGCCCCTGACGGTGAAGATCCGGGCCGGCTGGAACAGTCAGTCCATTAATGCGGTGGAAATCGCCGAAATAGCGGAGCGTTGCGGCGTCGATGGCATCACGGTCCATCCCCGTACGGCTGTTCAGGGATACGGCGGTTCCGCCGACTGGACGCTGATTGCCAGGGTCAGGGAAGCGGTGGCGGTTCCCGTGATCGGCAATGGGGATGTCCGGCATCCCGCCGACGCCCTGAACATGATGCGCCGGACGGGGTGCGACGCCGTCATGATCGGCCGGGCCTGCCTCGGAAATCCCTGGATATTCGATAGAATCAACGTTTTACGGACGGAAGGACGGTGTCCCGACCCTCCGGAGCCGGAGGAAAAGATGCGGGTCATCATCCGCCACCTGGACCTCGAAATCTCGGCCATGGGGGAGCAGGCCGGGATCCGTTCCTTCCGGAAGCATGCGCTCTGGTACACCAAAGGGGACCGGGGGGGAGCGCAGATCCGGAACGTCGCCGGCCGGCTCTCGGAAAAACGCGAACTACTGGAGCTTCTCCGGTCGTTCTACGGCCTGGAAAGGGAAAGTCCGCCTTGA
- the rny gene encoding ribonuclease Y has protein sequence MTIFIIIASIVLGGVVGFAVTSALSRKRLRASESLATRIVEEAKKEADTIKKEGILQARETLVKSKAESEREGKERRQELDAIERKIRAKEDHVDKRSDALAQKEGQIENREKSLVTKENQIQERVDKLDRMIEEERQKLERIAGISSDEAKEQLVQAMESEAKRDAALLIRKVEEEARRNAEKASREIMTYAMQRYASDFVAESTVSVVNLPNDEMKGRIIGREGRNIRAIEAATGIDLIVDDTPEAVVLSSFDPIRREVARISLERLITDGRIHPGRIEEIVKKATQEVDKVVQETGERVSFDVGVHDLHPEIITLLGSLKYRTSFSQNVLQHSVEVAYLTGIMASELKMNVKEAKRAGLLHDIGKAIDHKIEGTHAAIGADYARRFGESASIVQAIATHHDDSRTTTLLGALVQVADSLSAARPGARREMLETYVKRLEELEGIANSFSGVDRCFAIQAGREIRILVENDKISDNDAVMLCRDIIKKIEKDLTYPGQIKVTVIRETRVSDYAR, from the coding sequence ATGACCATATTCATCATCATTGCATCGATTGTTCTGGGAGGAGTAGTCGGCTTTGCGGTGACCTCTGCCCTCTCCAGGAAGCGGTTGAGAGCGTCCGAGAGTCTTGCCACGCGAATCGTGGAAGAGGCAAAGAAAGAGGCGGATACCATAAAGAAGGAAGGGATCCTGCAAGCCCGGGAAACCCTTGTCAAGTCAAAGGCCGAGTCCGAACGGGAGGGAAAGGAGCGCAGGCAGGAACTGGACGCCATCGAGCGGAAGATCCGCGCCAAGGAGGATCACGTCGACAAGCGTTCCGATGCGCTGGCCCAGAAAGAGGGCCAAATAGAAAATCGAGAAAAATCACTGGTGACGAAAGAGAACCAGATCCAGGAGAGAGTGGACAAACTGGACCGGATGATCGAGGAAGAGCGGCAGAAACTCGAGCGGATCGCCGGGATTTCGTCGGATGAGGCGAAGGAACAACTTGTCCAGGCCATGGAATCGGAGGCCAAGCGTGATGCGGCGCTCCTGATCCGGAAAGTGGAGGAAGAAGCGCGGCGGAATGCCGAGAAAGCCTCCCGGGAGATCATGACGTACGCCATGCAGCGCTATGCAAGCGATTTCGTTGCTGAGAGCACGGTTTCGGTAGTCAATCTCCCCAATGATGAAATGAAGGGTCGCATCATCGGCCGGGAGGGGCGGAATATCCGGGCCATCGAGGCCGCCACCGGGATCGACTTGATTGTCGACGACACCCCGGAGGCGGTCGTTCTTTCGAGTTTCGACCCGATCCGTCGCGAAGTGGCCCGTATCTCCCTGGAACGTCTGATCACTGACGGCCGGATCCATCCGGGGCGGATCGAAGAGATTGTAAAGAAAGCGACACAGGAGGTAGACAAGGTCGTACAGGAAACGGGAGAGCGCGTTTCCTTCGATGTGGGAGTTCACGACCTGCATCCCGAGATCATCACCCTCCTGGGGAGCCTGAAGTACCGCACCAGTTTCTCGCAGAACGTCCTGCAGCACTCCGTCGAAGTGGCTTACCTGACGGGCATCATGGCCTCGGAGCTGAAAATGAATGTCAAGGAGGCCAAACGGGCGGGGCTCCTTCATGACATAGGGAAAGCCATCGACCACAAGATTGAGGGTACCCATGCCGCCATCGGAGCCGATTACGCCCGGAGGTTCGGCGAATCGGCGAGCATTGTCCAGGCCATTGCCACGCATCACGACGACAGCCGGACGACAACCCTTCTGGGAGCCCTGGTGCAGGTGGCGGACTCCCTGTCGGCGGCCCGGCCCGGCGCCCGGCGGGAGATGCTGGAGACCTACGTCAAGCGCCTGGAGGAGTTGGAGGGCATTGCCAATTCCTTCAGCGGCGTGGACCGGTGCTTTGCCATCCAGGCGGGCCGTGAGATCCGCATCCTGGTTGAGAACGACAAGATCTCCGATAATGACGCTGTGATGCTTTGCCGGGACATCATCAAGAAAATCGAGAAGGATCTGACCTATCCGGGGCAGATCAAGGTGACGGTCATCCGGGAGACCCGGGTCTCGGATTACGCAAGGTAA
- a CDS encoding tyrosine--tRNA ligase: protein MKNVYDVFLERGFLEQVTDEGQVRELLGSGPVTGYIGFDPTATSLHVGSLVPIMALVHLQRHGHRPIALVGGGTGLIGDPSGKTEMRKVLTRKEIDFNAGCLRAQLSRYLDFGEGKALLVNNADWLTELNYIEFLRDIGRHFSVNKMLAAESYRLRLEKGLNFIEFNYMLLQAYDFLYLFQHYGCEMQFGGNDQWGNMLAGVDLIRRVDSRQAQSLTFPLLTTAHGHKMGKTEKGTVWLDGALTSPYEYFQYWMNADDADVARFLALFTFLPMEEVRQAETLTDAQLNMAKAVLAFEATKITHGSEEAVAAWSSSAAAFRLKPVDAVLFPSSGIPRTAPAEDLAAIPTIVMDHTALEAGISAFDLFHDAGLCASKGEAKRILSQGGGYVNDRPVRSPDEKIGLGDANERGEIRLRRGKKSYAIIRILSA from the coding sequence ATGAAGAACGTGTATGACGTTTTCCTGGAGCGGGGCTTCCTGGAGCAGGTGACGGACGAAGGACAGGTGCGGGAACTCCTGGGGAGCGGTCCCGTCACGGGCTATATCGGATTTGATCCTACGGCGACGAGCCTTCACGTGGGAAGCCTCGTGCCCATTATGGCCCTGGTGCATCTGCAGCGACACGGTCACCGGCCCATTGCCCTGGTAGGTGGAGGAACGGGCCTGATCGGGGATCCCAGCGGCAAGACGGAGATGCGCAAGGTCCTCACGCGGAAGGAGATCGATTTCAACGCCGGCTGCCTGCGGGCTCAACTGTCCCGTTACCTCGATTTTGGAGAAGGGAAGGCCCTCCTGGTCAACAATGCGGACTGGCTGACGGAGCTGAACTATATCGAGTTCCTCCGTGACATCGGCCGTCATTTCAGCGTCAACAAGATGCTGGCCGCGGAAAGCTACCGGCTCCGTCTGGAGAAGGGGCTGAACTTTATAGAATTTAACTATATGCTCCTCCAGGCCTACGATTTCCTGTATCTTTTCCAGCATTACGGCTGCGAAATGCAATTCGGGGGCAACGACCAGTGGGGAAACATGCTGGCCGGCGTGGATTTGATCCGTCGCGTGGATAGCCGTCAGGCCCAAAGCCTCACGTTTCCGCTGCTGACGACGGCGCATGGGCACAAGATGGGAAAGACGGAGAAGGGAACCGTGTGGCTGGATGGTGCCCTGACGTCTCCCTACGAGTATTTTCAGTACTGGATGAACGCGGACGATGCCGATGTAGCGCGCTTTCTCGCGCTCTTTACGTTCCTGCCCATGGAGGAGGTTCGGCAAGCCGAGACTCTGACAGACGCACAACTCAATATGGCAAAGGCTGTGCTGGCTTTTGAGGCCACGAAGATCACACATGGTTCGGAAGAGGCGGTTGCGGCCTGGAGCTCTTCCGCCGCGGCATTCCGGCTCAAGCCGGTGGACGCGGTACTCTTCCCGTCCAGCGGGATCCCACGGACGGCGCCGGCGGAGGATCTGGCGGCCATTCCGACGATCGTAATGGACCATACAGCTCTGGAAGCCGGTATCAGCGCCTTCGACCTCTTTCACGACGCAGGACTATGCGCCTCCAAGGGTGAGGCCAAGCGCATCCTGTCCCAGGGAGGCGGATATGTAAACGACCGGCCTGTTCGCTCCCCCGACGAAAAGATCGGGCTCGGCGATGCCAACGAACGAGGCGAAATCAGGCTGAGAAGAGGGAAGAAGAGTTACGCGATCATACGAATTCTTTCTGCCTAG
- a CDS encoding TIGR00282 family metallophosphoesterase, with product MKILFIGDIVGKPGRRAVRDLLPALLAERSVDFVIANCENAAAGFGVTREVVEELYGCRIDVLTSGNHVWDKREVEEFIDDYETLLRPANYPEGVPGRGSVVMPVSGGIYVGVLNLVGRVFMPAVDCPFRTAEREIEKIKHKTPIVIVDFHAEATSEKQALSWFLDGRVTAVIGTHTHVQTADETIRPGGAAYLTDAGMTGPFDSVIGTRKEAILERFLRQLPNRFDVARGDVRLQGVLIEADESSGRALKIERISLPLDG from the coding sequence ATGAAAATCCTGTTTATCGGGGATATCGTCGGCAAGCCGGGTCGCCGGGCAGTCCGGGATCTTCTCCCGGCGCTCCTGGCCGAACGGTCGGTGGATTTCGTTATCGCCAACTGCGAAAACGCTGCCGCCGGTTTCGGTGTTACGCGGGAGGTCGTGGAAGAACTGTACGGCTGCCGGATCGATGTCCTCACCTCCGGGAACCATGTCTGGGACAAGCGGGAAGTGGAAGAGTTCATCGATGATTATGAGACCCTCCTTCGTCCGGCCAATTATCCCGAAGGGGTTCCCGGTCGCGGATCCGTTGTCATGCCCGTCTCCGGAGGGATATACGTCGGCGTCCTGAACCTCGTGGGCAGGGTTTTCATGCCTGCCGTTGATTGTCCATTCCGTACGGCGGAACGGGAGATCGAGAAAATTAAGCACAAAACGCCGATCGTCATTGTGGATTTCCATGCCGAGGCCACGTCGGAGAAACAGGCCCTGAGCTGGTTCCTCGACGGCAGGGTCACGGCGGTGATCGGAACGCATACTCACGTACAGACGGCGGACGAGACAATCCGGCCAGGCGGTGCTGCCTACCTTACCGATGCCGGAATGACCGGGCCTTTCGATTCCGTCATCGGCACCCGGAAGGAGGCCATCCTGGAGCGATTTCTCCGGCAGCTTCCGAACCGGTTCGACGTGGCCAGGGGGGATGTCCGGCTGCAGGGGGTGCTCATAGAGGCCGACGAGTCGAGCGGTCGGGCCCTGAAGATAGAGAGGATCAGCCTTCCCCTGGATGGCTGA
- a CDS encoding NTP transferase domain-containing protein, with product MTGEEAIKRAREEKELLCLVLAAGKGTRMKSDLAKVLHALCGRPLLSYVVDAARRVGAVRTVIVVGHQADLVRESVQGEDLSFVEQREQLGTGHAVRIAREHFREWTGPILILCGDVPLLTAGTLEALLLDHRESGAAVTVLTTVLDEPGSYGRVIKGEDGEVLRIVEARDASEEEKRVREINAGIYCAGGGFLAEAVGEIRNENAQKEYYLTDIVEIARNRGLKVRSLVAAFPPEVMGINTPEDLGEAERLVRSGFLGPCTS from the coding sequence ATGACCGGAGAAGAAGCGATCAAGCGCGCAAGAGAAGAAAAGGAGCTGCTTTGCCTCGTCCTGGCGGCGGGGAAGGGAACCCGAATGAAATCGGATCTGGCCAAGGTGCTTCATGCCCTCTGCGGCCGGCCGCTCCTGTCCTATGTGGTTGACGCGGCGAGGCGGGTTGGCGCGGTGAGGACGGTGATCGTCGTCGGCCACCAGGCGGACCTCGTCCGGGAGAGCGTACAGGGGGAGGACCTGTCTTTCGTGGAGCAGAGGGAGCAGCTCGGGACGGGCCACGCCGTCCGGATCGCCAGGGAACACTTCCGTGAATGGACAGGGCCGATCCTGATCCTCTGCGGCGACGTCCCCCTGCTGACGGCGGGGACCCTGGAGGCGCTTCTCCTGGATCACCGGGAGAGCGGCGCCGCGGTGACAGTCCTGACGACCGTCCTGGATGAACCCGGCAGTTACGGGCGGGTGATCAAGGGGGAGGACGGCGAGGTCCTACGCATCGTGGAGGCCCGGGATGCCAGCGAAGAGGAAAAGCGGGTCCGGGAAATCAATGCGGGGATTTACTGCGCCGGGGGAGGTTTCCTGGCGGAGGCGGTCGGGGAAATCCGGAATGAAAACGCCCAGAAGGAGTATTATCTGACGGATATCGTGGAAATCGCCCGTAACCGGGGGCTCAAGGTCCGATCGCTTGTGGCGGCCTTTCCGCCGGAGGTGATGGGCATCAATACGCCGGAGGACCTCGGGGAAGCGGAACGGCTCGTCCGGTCCGGTTTTCTCGGCCCCTGCACCTCATGA
- a CDS encoding cell division protein ZapA encodes MKNRFQIKILGQEFSVTSDDGEDHVTHVVALVNDRIGQIGNRSPKMPALHIAILAALNIADEYVKLEESSKDLSIRLKERSEKLISLIDEVA; translated from the coding sequence TTGAAAAACCGATTTCAAATCAAGATACTGGGTCAAGAATTTTCAGTTACCAGCGATGATGGGGAGGATCATGTCACGCATGTGGTCGCATTGGTAAACGACCGGATCGGCCAAATCGGCAACCGGTCGCCCAAAATGCCGGCCCTCCACATCGCCATCCTGGCCGCGCTGAATATTGCCGACGAATACGTGAAACTGGAAGAAAGCAGTAAGGATTTATCGATAAGGCTGAAGGAGCGGTCGGAAAAACTGATTTCACTGATCGACGAGGTTGCTTAG